The following proteins are encoded in a genomic region of Elgaria multicarinata webbii isolate HBS135686 ecotype San Diego chromosome 16, rElgMul1.1.pri, whole genome shotgun sequence:
- the MAN2A2 gene encoding alpha-mannosidase 2x isoform X3, with translation MKLKKQVTVCGAAIFCVAVFSLYLMLDRVQHDPARHQNGGNFPRSQISVLQNRIEQLEQLLEENHEIISHIKDSVLELTANAEGAPVVLPFHMPNGSWILPPESRPSFYSVSSQDCQFALGSNGHKADLQMLAVSALLPYDNQDGGVWKQGFDISYEPHEWNTELLQVFVVPHSHNDPGWIKTFDKYYFDQTQHILNSMVVKLQEDPRRRFIWSEISFFSKWWDNISAQKRAAVRRLLGNGQLEMATGGWVMPDEANSHYFALIDQLIEGHQWLERNVGVTPRSGWAVDPFGHSATMPYLLRRANLTGMLIQRVHYTIKKHFAATQNLEFMWRQSWDPDSSTDILCHMMPFYSYDVPHTCGPDPKICCQFDFKRLPGGRINCPWKVPPKAITSANVAERAQLLLDQYRKKSKLFRSKVLLVPLGDDFRYDKPQEWDAQFLNYQRLFDFLNAHPELHVQAQFGTLSDYFDALYKQMGIAPGMRPPGFPVVSGDFFSYADREDHYWTGYYTSRPFYKSMGRVLEAHLRGAEILYSLALSHARHAGMDSKYPLSDYAMLTDARRNLGLFQHHDAITGTAKEAVVVDYGVRLLHSLMNVKRIILNAAHYLVLADKETYHYDLAVPFLGADETRLNQDSLPEKTVIKLDAAPRFVVVFNPLEQERLSIVSFLVNTPRVRVLNEEGQPQAVQLSAQWDSATDVAPDVYQVSITIRLPALSLSILQLSKSFDSHNTLKSSVRLFLHGRDLPVHKHEAFPVRVIPTATEDFCLENQHMRACFSGPSGSLKSVHHAGDEQEQRLSSQFLIYGTRSTKDKSGAYLFLPDGEPKPYIPKDPPVVRVTEGPFFSEAAIYYQHIQEVVRLYNVPGVDGLSLEISCLVDVRDQVNKELALRFSTDIESQGTFFTDLNGFQQIQPRQYLKKLPLQANFYPMPVMAYIQDTQSRLTLHTAQALGVSSLSSGQLEVILDRRLMQDDNRGLGQGLKDNKRTCNHFRLLLERQSAAKKVQDNQPVSYPSLLSHMTSMHLNAEVLVMPVVQEKLPPPALRSFLPLLATMPCDFHLLNLRTLQGEDDSLPSMEAALILHRKGFDCGLEARNLGFNCTTTQGTLPLGGLFQGLELASLQPSSLTLMYPLATSSPNSTVIHLEPMEIATFRLRFG, from the exons ATGAAGCTGAAGAAGCAGGTGACGGTGTGCGGGGCAGCCATTTTCTGCGTGGCCGTCTTCTCCCTCTACCTGATGCTGGACCGCGTGCAGCACGACCCTGCCCGGCACCAGAATGGGGGCAATTTCCCCAGG AGCCAGATCTCAGTGCTGCAGAACCGAATTGAGCAGCTGGAGCAGCTCCTGGAGGAGAACCATGAAATCATCAGCCACATCAAGGATTCTGTTCTGGAGCTGACAGCCAATGCCGAGGGGGCGCCTGTAGTGCTGCCTTTCCACATGCCCAACGGCTCCTGGATCCTGCCCCCTGAGAGCCGGCCCAGCTTCTACTCCGTTTCTTCTCAGGACTGTCAGTTTGCACTGGGGAGCAATGGCCACAAGGCAGACTTACAG ATGTTGGCTGTCTCTGCGTTACTCCCATATGACAACCAGGATGGTGGGGTGTGGAAACAAGGTTTTGATATCAGTTATGAGCCCCACGAATGGAACACGGAGCTGCTGCAAGTATTTGTGGTACCTCATTCCCACAATGACCCAG GCTGGATCAAGACGTTTGACAAATATTACTTCGACCAGACACAGCACATCCTTAACAGCATGGTAGTGAAGCTGCAGGAGGACCCACGGCGGCGCTTCATCTGGTCTGAAATCTCCTTCTTCTCCAAATGGTGGGACAACATCAGTGCTCAGAAACGGGCTGCTGTCCGCAG GCTTCTGGGCAACGGGCAGCTGGAGATGGCAACAGGAGGATGGGTGATGCCAGATGAAGCCAATTCCCACTACTTTGCCCTGATTGACCAGCTCATAGAGGGGCACCAGTGGCTGGAGCGGAACGTGG GGGTGACACCACGCTCTGGTTGGGCCGTCGATCCCTTTGGTCACAGCGCCACAATGCCGTACCTACTGCGTCGTGCCAATCTGACTGGCATGCTCATCCAGCGTGTGCATTACACCATCAAGAAGCACTTTGCAGCGACCCAGAACCTGGAGTTCATGTGGAGGCAAAGCTGGG ATCCCGATTCCAGCACCGATATCCTCTGCCACATGATGCCCTTCTACAGCTACGATGTGCCCCACACCTGTGGCCCTGACCCCAAGATCTGCTGCCAGTTTGACTTCAAGCGCCTGCCAGGGGGCCGAATCAACTGCCCTTGGAAAGTGCCACCCAAGGCCATCACCAGCGCCAACGTGGCTGAGCG GGCACAGCTGCTGCTCGACCAGTACCGAAAGAAATCCAAGCTCTTCCGAAGCAAAGTGCTGCTGGTGCCATTGGGAGATGACTTCCGCTACGACAAGCCCCAGGAGTGGGACGCTCAGTTCCTCAACTACCAGCGCCTCTTTGACTTCCTCAATGCCCACCCAGAACTCCATGTGCAG GCGCAGTTTGGAACTCTCTCAGATTACTTTGATGCCTTGTACAAGCAGATGGGCATCGCCCCAGGCATGCGCCCGCCTGGCTTCCCAGtggtgagtggggattttttcTCGTATGCGGACCGAGAGGACCACTACTGGACAGGCTACTACACTTCCCGGCCCTTCTACAAAAGCATGGGCCGTGTGCTGGAGGCCCATCTCCG CGGTGCTGAGATCTTGTACAGCTTAGCCCTGAGCCACGCTCGCCACGCTGGCATGGACAGCAAGTATCCGCTGTCGGACTACGCCATGCTCACTGATGCGCGTCGCAACCTGGGGCTCTTCCAGCATCACGATGCCATCACCGGCACTGCCAAGGAGGCCGTGGTCGTGGACTACGGGGTCAG GCTGCTCCACTCCCTCATGAATGTCAAACGCATCATCCTCAATGCGGCGCATTACTTGGTGCTGGCCGACAAGGAGACCTACCACTACGACCTGGCGGTGCCCTTCCTTGGCGCG GATGAGACGCGCCTCAACCAGGACTCCCTGCCAGAGAAAACCGTTATCAAGTTGGATGCAGCACCCAG GTTTGTGGTTGTGTtcaaccctctggagcaagagCGCCTGAGCATTGTGTCATTCCTGGTGAACACCCCGCGTGTCCGTGTCCTCAACGAGGAAGGGCAGCCTCAGGCTGTGCAGCTCAGTGCCCAGTGGGATTCTGCCACGGATGTGGCACCAGACGTCTACCAG GTATCCATTACAATACGACTACCAGCACTAAGCCTTAGCATCCTACAACTGAGCAAGTCTTTTGACAGCCACAACACCCTCAAGTCCTCCGTGCGCCTCTTCCTGCATGGCCGCGACCTTCCTGTGCACAAGCATGAAGCGTTCCCAGTGCGTGTCATTCCCACTGCCACAGAGGACTTCTGTCTGGAGAACCAGCACATGAGAGCTTGCTTCTCAGGGCCCAGCGGTTCGCTCAAG AGCGTGCATCATGCTGGTGACGAGCAGGAGCAGAGGCTGAGTAGCCAGTTCCTCATCTATGGCACTCGGAGCACGAAAGACAAAAGTGGCGCTTACCTCTTCCTGCCTGATGGAGAACCCAAG CCCTACATCCCGAAAGACCCGCCCGTGGTCCGGGTGACTGAGGGACCCTTCTTCTCAGAAGCGGCTATTTACTACCAGCACATCCAGGAGGTGGTCCGGCTCTACAATGTGCCAG GGGTCGATGGGCTCTCCCTGGAGATCTCCTGCCTGGTGGATGTCCGGGACCAGGTGAACAAAGAGCTGGCGCTGCGCTTCAGCACTGACATTGAGAGTCAAGGCACTTTCTTCACTGATCTCAATGGCTTCCAG cagatccagcccCGGCAGTACCTGAAGAAGCTGCCCCTTCAGGCCAACTTCTATCCCATGCCAGTCATGGCCTACATCCAGGACACGCAGAGTCGCCTGACCCTGCACACAGCTCAGGCCTTGGGTGTCTCCAGCCTTAGCAGTG gTCAGCTGGAAGTGATTTTGGACCGGCGCCTCATGCAGGATGACAATCGCGGCCTAGGACAAGGTCTGAAGGACAACAAGCGGACCTGTAACCACTTCCGCCTTCTGCTGGAACGGCAGAGTGCTGCTAAAAAG GTACAGGACAACCAGCCAGTAAGCTACCCATCTCTGCTAAGCCACATGACCTCCATGCACCTGAACGCTGAGGTGCTCGTGATGCCCGTTGTTCAGGAGAAGCTGCCACCCCCAGCACTGCGGTCCTTCCTGCCCCTTTTGGCCACCATGCCGTGTGACTTCCACCTCCTCAATCTGCGCACGCTGCAAGGAGAG GATGATTCCCTGCCCTCCATGGAGGCAGCTCTGATTCTGCACCGAAAGGGCTTTGACTGTGGTCTAGAGGCCAGGAACCTGGGCTTCAATTGCACCACCACCCAGGGCACG CTGCCCCTTGGTGGCTTGTTTCAAGGCCTTGAGCTGGCCTCCCTCCAGCCCTCTTCTTTGACGCTGATGTACCCACTGGCCACCTCATCCCCCAACAGCACAGTCATCCACCTGGAACCCATGGAGATCGCCACTTTCCGCCTTCGGTTTGGATAG